The following proteins are co-located in the Thermus thermophilus HB8 genome:
- a CDS encoding AAA family ATPase, with the protein MRVASVRWFTPPTRPRPAPLFFGQERALRALEAAFLHRGHGYLVGPSGLGKRARLLAFLEGRAFPKEELVYLPLGEEAFPLLLPEGEGRALVEGVEALFAEFTPGLFREKGFLYAKNLVESRHEREAEALLQTLAQEAKAHGFALAEEEGGFTLTGQGPLPPELSAKLEETVLAYVEVRQRAQAEVAALRRSFAERLLQPRVEGLKARFPEAARYLDWLLESLLRAAALEEEVEGEALLPRLLVEGGTRVVYEPNPTPERLFGHLEYEVREGVLTTHLGLLRPGALMRAAGGVLVLEAHRVLELGSYPLLKRSLATGEIEPLAPRPEVRGPRLQPAPLKAQVFLVGPPEVIALLEEDEEFLELFPFRVEFNPEMPYTEAHVAHLGGFLEAQGVRLLPEGLAALADEARRMAGHQERLDARIYRLLDLAREAARYQDPVGREGVERALKAREDRFALEQELFLKDVEEGVVALEVTGERVGEVNGLVVLEGPLPTGRPVRITAQAGPGREGILSIDREVGLGGQVFHKAVLTLAGYLRGTYAQLGALSATVSLVFEQSYGSLEGDSAGLAELLAVLSAISGLPLRQDLAVTGAVDQTGRVLAVGRVAEKVEGFFRVCQTLGLTGTQGVVLPKANLPHLTLRREVVEAVEEGVFHLFAVEEVDEAVELLFGRRAYWVHEKVREALEHFQKLENGDGEKG; encoded by the coding sequence ATGCGGGTCGCCTCCGTGCGCTGGTTCACCCCGCCCACCCGTCCCCGGCCCGCCCCCCTCTTCTTCGGGCAGGAGCGAGCGCTCAGGGCTCTCGAGGCCGCCTTCCTCCACCGGGGGCACGGCTACCTGGTGGGGCCGAGCGGCCTCGGCAAGCGCGCCCGGCTCCTCGCCTTCCTCGAGGGCCGGGCCTTCCCCAAGGAAGAGCTCGTCTACCTTCCCCTGGGGGAGGAGGCCTTCCCCCTCCTCCTCCCCGAGGGGGAGGGCAGGGCCTTGGTGGAAGGGGTGGAGGCCCTCTTCGCCGAGTTCACCCCCGGCCTTTTCCGGGAGAAGGGCTTTCTCTACGCGAAGAACCTGGTGGAGTCCCGCCACGAGAGGGAGGCGGAGGCCCTGCTCCAGACCCTCGCCCAAGAGGCCAAGGCCCACGGCTTCGCCCTCGCGGAGGAGGAAGGGGGGTTCACCCTCACGGGCCAAGGCCCCCTCCCCCCGGAGCTTTCCGCCAAGCTGGAGGAGACCGTTTTGGCCTACGTGGAGGTGCGGCAGCGGGCCCAGGCCGAGGTGGCGGCCCTGCGCCGCAGCTTCGCCGAGCGCCTCCTCCAGCCCCGGGTGGAAGGCCTGAAGGCGCGCTTCCCCGAGGCCGCCCGGTATCTGGACTGGCTCCTGGAGTCCCTCCTCCGGGCCGCGGCCCTGGAGGAGGAGGTGGAGGGCGAGGCCCTCCTCCCCCGCCTCCTCGTGGAAGGGGGGACGCGGGTGGTCTACGAGCCGAACCCCACCCCGGAAAGGCTTTTCGGCCACCTGGAGTACGAGGTCCGGGAGGGGGTCCTCACCACCCACCTGGGCCTCCTCCGGCCCGGGGCCCTGATGCGGGCCGCGGGGGGGGTTTTGGTCCTCGAGGCCCACCGGGTGCTGGAGCTCGGGAGCTACCCCCTGCTCAAGCGGAGCCTGGCCACGGGGGAGATCGAGCCCCTCGCCCCCAGGCCCGAGGTGCGGGGCCCCAGGCTCCAACCCGCCCCCCTCAAGGCCCAGGTCTTCCTGGTGGGCCCGCCGGAGGTCATCGCCCTTCTGGAGGAGGACGAGGAGTTCTTGGAGCTCTTCCCCTTCCGGGTGGAGTTCAACCCCGAGATGCCCTACACCGAGGCGCACGTGGCCCACCTGGGAGGCTTTCTGGAGGCCCAGGGGGTGCGCCTCCTCCCGGAGGGGCTCGCCGCCCTCGCCGACGAGGCCCGGCGCATGGCCGGACACCAGGAAAGGCTGGACGCCCGCATCTACCGCCTCCTGGACCTGGCCCGGGAGGCCGCCCGCTACCAGGACCCCGTGGGCCGGGAAGGGGTGGAGCGGGCCCTAAAGGCCCGGGAGGACCGCTTCGCCCTGGAGCAGGAGCTCTTCCTCAAGGACGTGGAGGAAGGGGTGGTGGCCCTGGAGGTGACGGGGGAGCGGGTGGGGGAGGTGAACGGCCTCGTGGTCCTCGAGGGCCCCCTCCCCACGGGCCGCCCCGTGCGCATCACCGCCCAGGCGGGGCCCGGCCGGGAGGGGATCCTCTCCATTGACCGGGAGGTGGGCCTCGGGGGGCAGGTCTTCCACAAGGCCGTCCTCACCCTGGCGGGGTACCTCCGGGGCACCTACGCGCAGCTCGGGGCCCTCTCCGCCACGGTGAGCCTGGTCTTTGAGCAAAGCTACGGGAGCCTCGAGGGGGACTCGGCGGGCCTCGCCGAGCTTCTGGCGGTGCTTTCCGCCATCTCCGGCCTCCCCCTAAGGCAGGACCTGGCGGTGACCGGGGCCGTGGACCAGACGGGAAGGGTCCTCGCCGTGGGCCGGGTGGCGGAGAAGGTGGAGGGCTTCTTCCGCGTCTGCCAGACCCTGGGCCTCACCGGCACCCAGGGGGTGGTCCTCCCCAAGGCCAACCTCCCCCACCTCACCCTGAGGCGGGAGGTGGTAGAGGCGGTGGAGGAGGGTGTCTTCCACCTCTTCGCCGTGGAGGAGGTGGACGAGGCGGTGGAACTCCTCTTCGGGCGCAGGGCCTACTGGGTGCACGAGAAGGTGCGGGAGGCCCTGGAGCACTTCCAGAAGCTGGAGAACGGGGACGGGGAGAAAGGCTAA